A region of Arabidopsis thaliana chromosome 5, partial sequence DNA encodes the following proteins:
- a CDS encoding TraB family protein (TraB family protein; CONTAINS InterPro DOMAIN/s: Pheromone shutdown-related, TraB (InterPro:IPR002816); BEST Arabidopsis thaliana protein match is: TraB family protein (TAIR:AT1G05270.1); Has 30201 Blast hits to 17322 proteins in 780 species: Archae - 12; Bacteria - 1396; Metazoa - 17338; Fungi - 3422; Plants - 5037; Viruses - 0; Other Eukaryotes - 2996 (source: NCBI BLink).): MYTSSVGGEVDQNLKSGELSLTGTGFLGAVGRSLDLGGQTALALRLLLAVFSSKLSSVADRPFGDEFRAARKASEEVGAQLVLGDRPIEITLQRAWNSLKWGEKFNLVMAVTRVITSSSGISAAELKEQETDENSGSLQLYERLSFSYPALLMPLIHERDTYLAWSLKRSKAVNGCKTVVGVIGKGHMNGVIYALVSDSGDLRFRDLVGRGDSYNGGTGTTSNGWIQKVLKSFVRDTIIGFLLWELYEQYLMMNQNLS; the protein is encoded by the exons ATGTACACTTCAAGTGTTGGAGGAGAGGTTGaccaaaacttaaaatccGGAGAGTTGTCGTTGACCGGGACTGGCTTTCTCGGTGCTGTTGGCCGGAGTTTAGACTTGG GAGGGCAAACTGCGTTGGCATTGCGACTTCTATTGGCGGTTTTCTCTTCTAAGTTATCTTCTGTTGCTGACCGCCCTTTCGGGGATGAG TTTCGTGCTGCTCGGAAAGCATCTGAGGAAGTTGGTGCGCAGCTGGTTCTTGGAGATCGACCCATCGAAATAACT CTCCAAAGGGCTTGGAACTCTTTGAAATGGGGAGAGAAGTTTAATCTGGTGATGGCTGTGACTCGGGTAATCACATCGTCATCGGGTATATCCGCAGCGGAGCttaag GAACAAGAGACCGATGAAAACAGTGGAAGTTTGCAGCTTTACGAACGGCTAAGTTTCTCATACCCGGCACTCCTAATGCCTCTTATACACGAAAGAGATACC TATCTTGCTTGGTCATTGAAGAGAAGTAAGGCAGTGAATGGGTGTAAAACAGTGGTGGGAGTGATCGGGAAAGGACACATGAATGGTGTCATCTACGCGTTGGTGTCAGACTCTGGGGATCTCCGGTTTAGAGATTTGGTGGGAAGAGGAGATTCATATAATGGTGGTACTGGTACTACATCGAACGGTTGGATTCAAAAGGTTTTAAAGAGCTTCGTAAGAGACACAATTATAGGGTTCTTGCTATGGGAGTTATATGAACAGTATCTGATGATGAATCAAAACCTTTCAtga
- the RS41 gene encoding RNA-binding (RRM/RBD/RNP motifs) family protein (ATRSP41; FUNCTIONS IN: RNA binding, nucleotide binding, nucleic acid binding; INVOLVED IN: nuclear mRNA splicing, via spliceosome, RNA splicing; LOCATED IN: spliceosomal complex; EXPRESSED IN: 25 plant structures; EXPRESSED DURING: 14 growth stages; CONTAINS InterPro DOMAIN/s: RNA recognition motif, RNP-1 (InterPro:IPR000504), Nucleotide-binding, alpha-beta plait (InterPro:IPR012677); BEST Arabidopsis thaliana protein match is: arginine/serine-rich splicing factor 35 (TAIR:AT4G25500.4); Has 505949 Blast hits to 500558 proteins in 22103 species: Archae - 10893; Bacteria - 305040; Metazoa - 98215; Fungi - 14010; Plants - 29487; Viruses - 35939; Other Eukaryotes - 12365 (source: NCBI BLink).) — protein MKPVFCGNFEYDARESDLERLFRKYGKVERVDMKAGFAFVYMEDERDAEDAIRALDRFEYGRTGRRLRVEWTKNDRGGAGRSGGSRRSSSGLRPSKTLFVINFDAQNTRTRDLERHFEPYGKIVNVRIRRNFAFIQYEAQEDATRALDATNSSKLMDKVISVEYAVKDDDSRGNGYSPERRRDRSPDRRRRSPSPYRRERGSPDYGRGASPVAHKRERTSPDYGRGRRSPSPYKRARLSPDYKRDDRRRERVASPENGAVRNRSPRKGRGESRSPPPYEKRRESRSPPPYEKRRESRSPPPYEKRRERSRSRSKSSPENGQVESPGQIMEVEAGRGYDGADSPIRESSPSRSPPAEE, from the exons ATGAAGCCTGTCTTTTGCGGAAACTTTGAGTATGATGCTCGTGAGAGTGATCTTGAGCGGCTTTTCAGAAAGTACGGCAAGGTTGAGAGGGTTGATATGAAAGCTG GGTTTGCTTTTGTCTATATGGAAGATGAAAGGGATGCTGAAGATGCAATTCGAGCGCTTGATCGCTTTGAATATGGTCGCACAGGACGCAGACTCCGTGTTGAGTGGACAAAG AATGACCGTGGAGGTGCTGGAAGATCAGGTGGTTCGAGGAGATCATCTTCTGGCTTGAGACCTTCCAAGACTCTGTTTGTGATCAACTTCGATGCACAAAACACTAGGACTCGGGACTTGGAGAGGCACTTTGAGCCGTATGGTAAAATTGTTAATGTTAGAATCAGAAGGAATTTTGCATTCATCCAATATGAGGCACAAGAAGATGCTACCAGAGCACTGGATGCTACAAATTCCAG tAAGCTGATGGATAAGGTGATCTCAGTGGAGTATGCAGTGAAAGATGATGATTCAAGAGGAAATGGATACAGTCCTGAAAGACGGCGTGATAGGTCACCTGATAGGAGAAGGCGATCACCAAGTCCTTACAGAAGAGAAAGGGGAAGTCCTGACTATGGCCGAGGTGCTAGTCCAGTAGCTCACAAAAGGGAAAGGACTAGTCCTGATTATGGTCGTGGAAGACGCAGCCCCAGCCCTTACAAGAGAGCCAGGCTTAGCCCAGATTACAAGAGGGATGACCGTAGGAGGGAGAGAGTGGCTAGCCCAGAGAATGGAGCTGTAAGGAACCGAAGCCCAAGAAAAGGACGTGGTGAAAGCAGGAGTCCTCCTCCATATGAGAAGAGGAGGGAAAGCAGGAGTCCTCCGCCATATGAGAAGAGAAGGGAAAGCAGGAGTCCTCCTCCATATGAGAAGAGGAGGGAGAGGTCAAGGTCAAGGTCGAAGTCAAGCCCTGAGAATGGTCAAGTTGAGAGCCCTGGGCAAATAATGGAAGTAGAAGCTGGAAGAGGATACGATGGAGC
- the RS41 gene encoding RNA-binding (RRM/RBD/RNP motifs) family protein (ATRSP41; FUNCTIONS IN: RNA binding, nucleotide binding, nucleic acid binding; INVOLVED IN: nuclear mRNA splicing, via spliceosome, RNA splicing; LOCATED IN: spliceosomal complex; EXPRESSED IN: 25 plant structures; EXPRESSED DURING: 14 growth stages; CONTAINS InterPro DOMAIN/s: RNA recognition motif, RNP-1 (InterPro:IPR000504), Nucleotide-binding, alpha-beta plait (InterPro:IPR012677); BEST Arabidopsis thaliana protein match is: arginine/serine-rich splicing factor 35 (TAIR:AT4G25500.4); Has 506050 Blast hits to 500572 proteins in 22103 species: Archae - 10893; Bacteria - 305035; Metazoa - 98290; Fungi - 14007; Plants - 29495; Viruses - 35939; Other Eukaryotes - 12391 (source: NCBI BLink).): protein MKPVFCGNFEYDARESDLERLFRKYGKVERVDMKAGFAFVYMEDERDAEDAIRALDRFEYGRTGRRLRVEWTKNDRGGAGRSGGSRRSSSGLRPSKTLFVINFDAQNTRTRDLERHFEPYGKIVNVRIRRNFAFIQYEAQEDATRALDATNSSKLMDKVISVEYAVKDDDSRGNGYSPERRRDRSPDRRRRSPSPYRRERGSPDYGRGASPVAHKRERTSPDYGRGRRSPSPYKRARLSPDYKRDDRRRERVASPENGAVRNRSPRKGRGESRSPPPYEKRRESRSPPPYEKRRESRSPPPYEKRRERSRSRSKSSPENGQVESPGQIMEVEAGRGYDGADSPIRESPSRSPPAEE from the exons ATGAAGCCTGTCTTTTGCGGAAACTTTGAGTATGATGCTCGTGAGAGTGATCTTGAGCGGCTTTTCAGAAAGTACGGCAAGGTTGAGAGGGTTGATATGAAAGCTG GGTTTGCTTTTGTCTATATGGAAGATGAAAGGGATGCTGAAGATGCAATTCGAGCGCTTGATCGCTTTGAATATGGTCGCACAGGACGCAGACTCCGTGTTGAGTGGACAAAG AATGACCGTGGAGGTGCTGGAAGATCAGGTGGTTCGAGGAGATCATCTTCTGGCTTGAGACCTTCCAAGACTCTGTTTGTGATCAACTTCGATGCACAAAACACTAGGACTCGGGACTTGGAGAGGCACTTTGAGCCGTATGGTAAAATTGTTAATGTTAGAATCAGAAGGAATTTTGCATTCATCCAATATGAGGCACAAGAAGATGCTACCAGAGCACTGGATGCTACAAATTCCAG tAAGCTGATGGATAAGGTGATCTCAGTGGAGTATGCAGTGAAAGATGATGATTCAAGAGGAAATGGATACAGTCCTGAAAGACGGCGTGATAGGTCACCTGATAGGAGAAGGCGATCACCAAGTCCTTACAGAAGAGAAAGGGGAAGTCCTGACTATGGCCGAGGTGCTAGTCCAGTAGCTCACAAAAGGGAAAGGACTAGTCCTGATTATGGTCGTGGAAGACGCAGCCCCAGCCCTTACAAGAGAGCCAGGCTTAGCCCAGATTACAAGAGGGATGACCGTAGGAGGGAGAGAGTGGCTAGCCCAGAGAATGGAGCTGTAAGGAACCGAAGCCCAAGAAAAGGACGTGGTGAAAGCAGGAGTCCTCCTCCATATGAGAAGAGGAGGGAAAGCAGGAGTCCTCCGCCATATGAGAAGAGAAGGGAAAGCAGGAGTCCTCCTCCATATGAGAAGAGGAGGGAGAGGTCAAGGTCAAGGTCGAAGTCAAGCCCTGAGAATGGTCAAGTTGAGAGCCCTGGGCAAATAATGGAAGTAGAAGCTGGAAGAGGATACGATGGAGC
- the RS41 gene encoding RNA-binding (RRM/RBD/RNP motifs) family protein (RNA-binding (RRM/RBD/RNP motifs) family protein; FUNCTIONS IN: RNA binding, nucleotide binding, nucleic acid binding; INVOLVED IN: nuclear mRNA splicing, via spliceosome, RNA splicing; LOCATED IN: spliceosomal complex; EXPRESSED IN: 24 plant structures; EXPRESSED DURING: 14 growth stages; CONTAINS InterPro DOMAIN/s: RNA recognition motif, RNP-1 (InterPro:IPR000504), Nucleotide-binding, alpha-beta plait (InterPro:IPR012677); BEST Arabidopsis thaliana protein match is: arginine/serine-rich splicing factor 35 (TAIR:AT4G25500.4); Has 11110 Blast hits to 8935 proteins in 394 species: Archae - 0; Bacteria - 129; Metazoa - 7201; Fungi - 1222; Plants - 1442; Viruses - 112; Other Eukaryotes - 1004 (source: NCBI BLink).) has protein sequence MEFAPPRFWFAFVYMEDERDAEDAIRALDRFEYGRTGRRLRVEWTKNDRGGAGRSGGSRRSSSGLRPSKTLFVINFDAQNTRTRDLERHFEPYGKIVNVRIRRNFAFIQYEAQEDATRALDATNSSKLMDKVISVEYAVKDDDSRGNGYSPERRRDRSPDRRRRSPSPYRRERGSPDYGRGASPVAHKRERTSPDYGRGRRSPSPYKRARLSPDYKRDDRRRERVASPENGAVRNRSPRKGRGESRSPPPYEKRRESRSPPPYEKRRESRSPPPYEKRRERSRSRSKSSPENGQVESPGQIMEVEAGRGYDGADSPIRESPSRSPPAEE, from the exons ATGGAGTTTGCGCCACCACGTTTCT GGTTTGCTTTTGTCTATATGGAAGATGAAAGGGATGCTGAAGATGCAATTCGAGCGCTTGATCGCTTTGAATATGGTCGCACAGGACGCAGACTCCGTGTTGAGTGGACAAAG AATGACCGTGGAGGTGCTGGAAGATCAGGTGGTTCGAGGAGATCATCTTCTGGCTTGAGACCTTCCAAGACTCTGTTTGTGATCAACTTCGATGCACAAAACACTAGGACTCGGGACTTGGAGAGGCACTTTGAGCCGTATGGTAAAATTGTTAATGTTAGAATCAGAAGGAATTTTGCATTCATCCAATATGAGGCACAAGAAGATGCTACCAGAGCACTGGATGCTACAAATTCCAG tAAGCTGATGGATAAGGTGATCTCAGTGGAGTATGCAGTGAAAGATGATGATTCAAGAGGAAATGGATACAGTCCTGAAAGACGGCGTGATAGGTCACCTGATAGGAGAAGGCGATCACCAAGTCCTTACAGAAGAGAAAGGGGAAGTCCTGACTATGGCCGAGGTGCTAGTCCAGTAGCTCACAAAAGGGAAAGGACTAGTCCTGATTATGGTCGTGGAAGACGCAGCCCCAGCCCTTACAAGAGAGCCAGGCTTAGCCCAGATTACAAGAGGGATGACCGTAGGAGGGAGAGAGTGGCTAGCCCAGAGAATGGAGCTGTAAGGAACCGAAGCCCAAGAAAAGGACGTGGTGAAAGCAGGAGTCCTCCTCCATATGAGAAGAGGAGGGAAAGCAGGAGTCCTCCGCCATATGAGAAGAGAAGGGAAAGCAGGAGTCCTCCTCCATATGAGAAGAGGAGGGAGAGGTCAAGGTCAAGGTCGAAGTCAAGCCCTGAGAATGGTCAAGTTGAGAGCCCTGGGCAAATAATGGAAGTAGAAGCTGGAAGAGGATACGATGGAGC
- the RS41 gene encoding RNA-binding (RRM/RBD/RNP motifs) family protein — MQGFAFVYMEDERDAEDAIRALDRFEYGRTGRRLRVEWTKNDRGGAGRSGGSRRSSSGLRPSKTLFVINFDAQNTRTRDLERHFEPYGKIVNVRIRRNFAFIQYEAQEDATRALDATNSSKLMDKVISVEYAVKDDDSRGNGYSPERRRDRSPDRRRRSPSPYRRERGSPDYGRGASPVAHKRERTSPDYGRGRRSPSPYKRARLSPDYKRDDRRRERVASPENGAVRNRSPRKGRGESRSPPPYEKRRESRSPPPYEKRRESRSPPPYEKRRERSRSRSKSSPENGQVESPGQIMEVEAGRGYDGADSPIRESPSRSPPAEE, encoded by the exons ATGCAAG GGTTTGCTTTTGTCTATATGGAAGATGAAAGGGATGCTGAAGATGCAATTCGAGCGCTTGATCGCTTTGAATATGGTCGCACAGGACGCAGACTCCGTGTTGAGTGGACAAAG AATGACCGTGGAGGTGCTGGAAGATCAGGTGGTTCGAGGAGATCATCTTCTGGCTTGAGACCTTCCAAGACTCTGTTTGTGATCAACTTCGATGCACAAAACACTAGGACTCGGGACTTGGAGAGGCACTTTGAGCCGTATGGTAAAATTGTTAATGTTAGAATCAGAAGGAATTTTGCATTCATCCAATATGAGGCACAAGAAGATGCTACCAGAGCACTGGATGCTACAAATTCCAG tAAGCTGATGGATAAGGTGATCTCAGTGGAGTATGCAGTGAAAGATGATGATTCAAGAGGAAATGGATACAGTCCTGAAAGACGGCGTGATAGGTCACCTGATAGGAGAAGGCGATCACCAAGTCCTTACAGAAGAGAAAGGGGAAGTCCTGACTATGGCCGAGGTGCTAGTCCAGTAGCTCACAAAAGGGAAAGGACTAGTCCTGATTATGGTCGTGGAAGACGCAGCCCCAGCCCTTACAAGAGAGCCAGGCTTAGCCCAGATTACAAGAGGGATGACCGTAGGAGGGAGAGAGTGGCTAGCCCAGAGAATGGAGCTGTAAGGAACCGAAGCCCAAGAAAAGGACGTGGTGAAAGCAGGAGTCCTCCTCCATATGAGAAGAGGAGGGAAAGCAGGAGTCCTCCGCCATATGAGAAGAGAAGGGAAAGCAGGAGTCCTCCTCCATATGAGAAGAGGAGGGAGAGGTCAAGGTCAAGGTCGAAGTCAAGCCCTGAGAATGGTCAAGTTGAGAGCCCTGGGCAAATAATGGAAGTAGAAGCTGGAAGAGGATACGATGGAGC
- the RS41 gene encoding RNA-binding (RRM/RBD/RNP motifs) family protein (RNA-binding (RRM/RBD/RNP motifs) family protein; FUNCTIONS IN: RNA binding, nucleotide binding, nucleic acid binding; INVOLVED IN: nuclear mRNA splicing, via spliceosome, RNA splicing; LOCATED IN: spliceosomal complex; EXPRESSED IN: 24 plant structures; EXPRESSED DURING: 14 growth stages; CONTAINS InterPro DOMAIN/s: RNA recognition motif, RNP-1 (InterPro:IPR000504), Nucleotide-binding, alpha-beta plait (InterPro:IPR012677); BEST Arabidopsis thaliana protein match is: arginine/serine-rich splicing factor 35 (TAIR:AT4G25500.3); Has 11943 Blast hits to 9562 proteins in 408 species: Archae - 0; Bacteria - 134; Metazoa - 7691; Fungi - 1361; Plants - 1617; Viruses - 110; Other Eukaryotes - 1030 (source: NCBI BLink).): protein MQGFAFVYMEDERDAEDAIRALDRFEYGRTGRRLRVEWTKNDRGGAGRSGGSRRSSSGLRPSKTLFVINFDAQNTRTRDLERHFEPYGKIVNVRIRRNFAFIQYEAQEDATRALDATNSSKLMDKVISVEYAVKDDDSRGNGYSPERRRDRSPDRRRRSPSPYRRERGSPDYGRGASPVAHKRERTSPDYGRGRRSPSPYKRARLSPDYKRDDRRRERVASPENGAVRNRSPRKGRGESRSPPPYEKRRESRSPPPYEKRRESRSPPPYEKRRERSRSRSKSSPENGQVESPGQIMEVEAGRGYDGADSPIRESSPSRSPPAEE, encoded by the exons ATGCAAG GGTTTGCTTTTGTCTATATGGAAGATGAAAGGGATGCTGAAGATGCAATTCGAGCGCTTGATCGCTTTGAATATGGTCGCACAGGACGCAGACTCCGTGTTGAGTGGACAAAG AATGACCGTGGAGGTGCTGGAAGATCAGGTGGTTCGAGGAGATCATCTTCTGGCTTGAGACCTTCCAAGACTCTGTTTGTGATCAACTTCGATGCACAAAACACTAGGACTCGGGACTTGGAGAGGCACTTTGAGCCGTATGGTAAAATTGTTAATGTTAGAATCAGAAGGAATTTTGCATTCATCCAATATGAGGCACAAGAAGATGCTACCAGAGCACTGGATGCTACAAATTCCAG tAAGCTGATGGATAAGGTGATCTCAGTGGAGTATGCAGTGAAAGATGATGATTCAAGAGGAAATGGATACAGTCCTGAAAGACGGCGTGATAGGTCACCTGATAGGAGAAGGCGATCACCAAGTCCTTACAGAAGAGAAAGGGGAAGTCCTGACTATGGCCGAGGTGCTAGTCCAGTAGCTCACAAAAGGGAAAGGACTAGTCCTGATTATGGTCGTGGAAGACGCAGCCCCAGCCCTTACAAGAGAGCCAGGCTTAGCCCAGATTACAAGAGGGATGACCGTAGGAGGGAGAGAGTGGCTAGCCCAGAGAATGGAGCTGTAAGGAACCGAAGCCCAAGAAAAGGACGTGGTGAAAGCAGGAGTCCTCCTCCATATGAGAAGAGGAGGGAAAGCAGGAGTCCTCCGCCATATGAGAAGAGAAGGGAAAGCAGGAGTCCTCCTCCATATGAGAAGAGGAGGGAGAGGTCAAGGTCAAGGTCGAAGTCAAGCCCTGAGAATGGTCAAGTTGAGAGCCCTGGGCAAATAATGGAAGTAGAAGCTGGAAGAGGATACGATGGAGC
- the RS41 gene encoding RNA-binding (RRM/RBD/RNP motifs) family protein yields MEDERDAEDAIRALDRFEYGRTGRRLRVEWTKNDRGGAGRSGGSRRSSSGLRPSKTLFVINFDAQNTRTRDLERHFEPYGKIVNVRIRRNFAFIQYEAQEDATRALDATNSSKLMDKVISVEYAVKDDDSRGNGYSPERRRDRSPDRRRRSPSPYRRERGSPDYGRGASPVAHKRERTSPDYGRGRRSPSPYKRARLSPDYKRDDRRRERVASPENGAVRNRSPRKGRGESRSPPPYEKRRESRSPPPYEKRRESRSPPPYEKRRERSRSRSKSSPENGQVESPGQIMEVEAGRGYDGADSPIRESPSRSPPAEE; encoded by the exons ATGGAAGATGAAAGGGATGCTGAAGATGCAATTCGAGCGCTTGATCGCTTTGAATATGGTCGCACAGGACGCAGACTCCGTGTTGAGTGGACAAAG AATGACCGTGGAGGTGCTGGAAGATCAGGTGGTTCGAGGAGATCATCTTCTGGCTTGAGACCTTCCAAGACTCTGTTTGTGATCAACTTCGATGCACAAAACACTAGGACTCGGGACTTGGAGAGGCACTTTGAGCCGTATGGTAAAATTGTTAATGTTAGAATCAGAAGGAATTTTGCATTCATCCAATATGAGGCACAAGAAGATGCTACCAGAGCACTGGATGCTACAAATTCCAG tAAGCTGATGGATAAGGTGATCTCAGTGGAGTATGCAGTGAAAGATGATGATTCAAGAGGAAATGGATACAGTCCTGAAAGACGGCGTGATAGGTCACCTGATAGGAGAAGGCGATCACCAAGTCCTTACAGAAGAGAAAGGGGAAGTCCTGACTATGGCCGAGGTGCTAGTCCAGTAGCTCACAAAAGGGAAAGGACTAGTCCTGATTATGGTCGTGGAAGACGCAGCCCCAGCCCTTACAAGAGAGCCAGGCTTAGCCCAGATTACAAGAGGGATGACCGTAGGAGGGAGAGAGTGGCTAGCCCAGAGAATGGAGCTGTAAGGAACCGAAGCCCAAGAAAAGGACGTGGTGAAAGCAGGAGTCCTCCTCCATATGAGAAGAGGAGGGAAAGCAGGAGTCCTCCGCCATATGAGAAGAGAAGGGAAAGCAGGAGTCCTCCTCCATATGAGAAGAGGAGGGAGAGGTCAAGGTCAAGGTCGAAGTCAAGCCCTGAGAATGGTCAAGTTGAGAGCCCTGGGCAAATAATGGAAGTAGAAGCTGGAAGAGGATACGATGGAGC